A genomic segment from Candidatus Viadribacter manganicus encodes:
- a CDS encoding response regulator transcription factor — protein sequence MRTPAVVALVDDDPAVRHAICFAFETAGIPVIAYSDAESALLAQNPRAWRCLILDQRLPGGTGLNLLAKLRADGVSATCFLITSHPSRELKSRALLAGVEIVEKPLLDGQLLTKVRKVMADAPR from the coding sequence GTGCGTACTCCCGCCGTTGTGGCTCTGGTTGATGACGATCCTGCCGTTCGTCATGCGATCTGCTTTGCCTTTGAGACAGCCGGCATCCCCGTGATTGCTTATAGCGATGCAGAATCAGCCCTTCTGGCGCAAAATCCGCGCGCCTGGCGCTGTCTTATTCTTGATCAGCGCTTGCCGGGCGGCACAGGCCTTAACTTGTTGGCCAAGCTGCGCGCCGACGGCGTGAGCGCAACATGCTTTCTCATCACAAGCCACCCCTCGCGTGAGCTCAAATCGCGGGCTTTGCTCGCTGGTGTCGAAATTGTCGAAAAGCCGCTCTTGGACGGCCAATTGCTCACCAAGGTGCGAAAGGTAATGGCTGACGCCCCTCGTTGA